In the Nicotiana tabacum cultivar K326 chromosome 16, ASM71507v2, whole genome shotgun sequence genome, one interval contains:
- the LOC107767457 gene encoding co-chaperone protein p23-1 isoform X1: MAEMKEGERTVSGECRHPAVKWAQRSDKLFITVELPDAKNVKLKLEPEGKFFFSATAGADNVPYEVDLDLFDKINVDESKTSTTSRSIVYLVKKAEDKWWSRLIKQEGVRPVFLKVDWDKWVDEDEEDTKPGTDMDFGDIDFSKLNMGGGPSDFDADVPEGDYDSDTEEEEVREEENSAHNEPKATVPPSTEPEAKA; this comes from the exons ATGGCCGAGATGAAGGAAGGGGAAAGGACGGTCTCTGGTGAGTG CCGTCACCCTGCTGTCAAGTGGGCCCAGAGGTCCGACAAGCTGTTTATCACGGTGGAGTTGCCGGATGCCAAGAATGTGAAGCTGAAACTGGAACCAGAAGGAAAATTCTTCTTTTCTGCAACTGCAGGAGCTGATAATGTACCGTATGAAGTGGATCTCGATCTCTTTGATAAAATTAATGTTGAT GAGAGCAAAACTAGTACTACTTCTAGAAGTATCGTTTATCTTGTGAAGAAGGCAGAAGACAAGTGGTGGAGCAGACTGATAAAGCAGGAAGGTGTACGTCCAGTGTTTTTGAAAGTTGACTGGGACAAATGGGTTGATGAAGATGAAGAGGACACTAAAC CTGGGACAGATATGGATTTTGGTGACATTGACTTCTCG AAACTCAACATGGGAGGCGGTCCTAGTGATTTTGATGCTGATGTGCCTGAGG GAGACTATGACAGTGACACCGAGGAAGAAGAAGTGAGGGAGGAAGAAAATAGTGCACATAATGAACCTAAAGCAACAGTACCTCCAAGCACAGAACCCGAAGCAAAAGCTTAA
- the LOC107821637 gene encoding pentatricopeptide repeat-containing protein At4g17616, with product MACPLRKAIAVCSIFRKSYSSFVDVASNACRLTCNRRCTVFSRTKSSISYENSKPRGELFPRQFCSSREPETLSWGVSSDIVLLGKLESALKNHNLEEAWETYKDFKRLYGFPDPSLVGRLLTELSYSSDSRWLRKAYNMVDSILKEKRELLRTELMTKLCLSLARAQMPIRASSILRLMLDKRILPPIDMLGMIIFHMVKTEGGMILSSNILIEIYGSSQQLTTKKSAYLEINKNDTLVFNLVLDACARFGSSSKGHQIIELMAQVGVAADAHTISVISLIHEMNGMRDELKKFKEHIDQVSATLVPHYRQFYENLLSLHFKFNDIDAASDLVLDIYRFQESHHMHGDEAQPPKPCLVSIGSDNLRMGFKLRIFPHSLSRESVFNVGHNQAFVMYKNGKLILSNKALARLIVRYKRDGRINELSKLLCNIQRKGLFESSRMCSDVVAACICMEWLETAHDILDDLDSEGSRLGTSSYMSLLTAYRSKNKLREAEALLKQLRKSGVVINASDPLLTPASMCKLEDKNIAKLKELGSMAKGELAYHIVEEMRGEENEASFMMHELNSSIYFFMKAHMVEDAIRAYRKMQAMKIHPTESTFMNLLNGYSSLGMYREITILWGDIKRIMDSRNKLNTRDLYEFLLLNFLRGGYFQRMMEVIDFMKENGMYLDKWMYRREFLKYHKGLYRRMKVSDATNDVQIQRIEHVRHFRKWVGLD from the coding sequence ATGGCATGCCCCTTGAGAAAAGCTATTGCAGTTTGCTCCATTTTCAGGAAAAGCTACTCTTCCTTTGTTGATGTGGCTTCAAATGCCTGTAGATTGACCTGCAACAGAAGGTGTACTGTCTTCTCGAGAACAAAGTCCTCGATTTCATATGAAAACTCTAAACCTAGAGGTGAGCTGTTTCCTCGGCAGTTCTGTTCAAGTAGAGAGCCAGAGACGTTATCTTGGGGTGTGTCATCTGACATTGTTTTGCTGGGAAAGCTTGAAAGTGCATTGAAGAATCACAACTTGGAGGAGGCTTGGGAAACCTATAAGGATTTTAAACGTCTTTATGGTTTTCCTGACCCCTCTCTTGTAGGTAGGCTGCTCACTGAGTTGTCGTACTCATCTGATTCTAGGTGGCTCCGAAAGGCATACAATATGGTagattctattttgaaagagaaaagggaGTTACTACGTACAGAGTTAATGACCAAGCTCTGCCTATCGTTGGCTAGAGCTCAAATGCCCATTCGAGCATCATCAATTCTCAGGCTGATGTTGGATAAAAGAATTCTCCCACCAATTGACATGCTAGGGATGATAATATTTCACATGGTGAAGACCGAGGGTGGAATGATTCTGTCATCGAATATTTTGATCGAGATTTATGGTAGCTCTCAACAATTAACCACAAAGAAGTCAGCTTACTTAGAGATTAATAAGAATGATACACTTGTTTTTAATCTTGTTCTTGATGCTTGTGCAAGATTTGGATCATCCAGTAAAGGCCATCAGATTATTGAGTTAATGGCTCAAGTTGGAGTGGCAGCTGATGCTCATACTATTTCAGTTATTTCTTTGATTCATGAGATGAATGGTATGCGAGacgaattgaagaaatttaaGGAGCATATAGATCAGGTTTCAGCAACATTGGTCCCCCACTATCGGCAATTCTATGAAAATCTCCTGAGTTTGCATTTCAAGTTTAATGATATAGATGCTGCTTCTGATCTTGTACTGGATATTTATAGATTTCAAGAGTCTCATCACATGCATGGAGATGAGGCACAACCACCTAAACCGTGCCTTGTTTCTATCGGCTCCGATAATCTAAGGATGGGATTCAAACTACGAATTTTTCCTCATTCATTATCAAGGGAGTCTGTTTTCAATGTGGGACATAATCAGGCGTTTGTTATGTATAAGAATGGGAAACTTATCCTTAGCAACAAAGCGTTGGCCAGGCTTATCGTACGGTACAAGAGGGATGGGAGAATTAATGAGCTGTCAAAGCTTCTCTGCAATATCCAGAGGAAAGGCTTATTTGAATCCAGCAGAATGTGCTCTGATGTGGTTGCTGCTTGCATTTGCATGGAGTGGCTCGAAACTGCTCATGATATTTTGGATGATTTGGATTCTGAAGGAAGTCGGCTAGGCACTAGTTCATACATGTCTCTGTTGACTGCATATCGCAGTAAAAATAAGCTAAGGGAGGCAGAGGCACTACTAAAGCAATTAAGAAAATCAGGTGTTGTCATAAATGCATCTGATCCGTTGTTAACTCCTGCATCTATGTGTAAACTGGAAGATAAAAACAtcgcaaagttgaaagaattaggcTCCATGGCTAAAGGGGAGTTGGCTTACCATATTGTTGAAGAAATGAGGGGAGAAGAAAACGAGGCTTCTTTTATGATGCATGAATTAAATTCTTCTATCTACTTCTTTATGAAGGCTCACATGGTCGAAGACGCCATAAGGGCTTACCGAAAAATGCAGGCAATGAAGATCCATCCTACAGAGTCAACTTTCATGAATCTACTTAATGGGTATTCTTCTTTAGGTATGTATCGTGAAATTACAATCTTATGGGGAGATATTAAAAGGATCATGGACAGTCGTAATAAGCTGAATACCAGGGATTTATACGAGTTCTTGCTGTTGAATTTTCTTCGAGGTGGTTATTTTCAAAGGATGATGGAGGTTATTGATTTTATGAAGGAGAATGGTATGTATTTGGACAAGTGGATGTATAGACGTGAGTTCTTGAAGTATCACAAGGGTCTTTACCGAAGGATGAAAGTATCTGATGCTACAAATGACGTACAAATTCAGAGGATTGAGCATGTGAGGCACTTTAGGAAGTGGGTTGGCCTGGATTAA
- the LOC107767459 gene encoding pentatricopeptide repeat-containing protein At1g34160-like, which yields MAYVDSLLSKCSFFSQLKQLQAHLVTTGIFQFYTCRAKFLDFCAVSSAGNLPYAAHIFRHITFPDKNEWNAVIRGLAQSPKPIDAVIFYVSMSRLPCKPDALTCSFTLKACARALARSETPQLHTHVIRFGFASDVLLRTTLLDAYSKCGELDYACQVFDEMGVRDIASWNALIAGLAQGNRPTEALQIFKKMREENMEPNEVTVLGALSACSQLGANKEGEHVHEYIKIKNLDCNVIVCNAVIDMYAKCGLVRRAYEVFNEMKCSSTRVTWNTMIMALAMYGDGEQALELFETMGQTGIEPDSVSYLAAICACNHAGMVDEGMKLFDAMDRCGVSKNVKHYGSMVDLLGRSGRLDEANKIVESMPTVPDVVLWQTLLGASKTYGNVEMAERASKKLVEMGSNHCGNFVLLSNLYAAQERWHDVRRVREAMKGQDVKKVPGFSYIEVGGTIYKFMNGDINHPKWKEIYWKLDEILLRIREYGYVAETNYVFHDIGPEEKENALCYHSEKLAVAFGLISTQDGTCISVNKNLRICGDCHVVIKLISKIYEREIIVRDRTRFHRFKDGACSCKEYW from the coding sequence ATGGCCTACGTCGATTCGTTACTGTCAAAATGCAGTTTTTTCTCCCAACTCAAACAACTCCAAGCCCATCTCGTAACCACTGGTATTTTTCAATTCTACACATGCCGCGCTAAATTCTTGGATTTCTGCGCCGTCTCTTCCGCCGGCAACCTCCCTTACGCCGCCCATATCTTCCGCCACATCACTTTCCCTGACAAGAATGAATGGAACGCCGTCATTCGCGGCCTTGCCCAAAGCCCCAAGCCCATTGATGCTGTCATCTTTTATGTCTCCATGTCTCGTTTGCCTTGTAAGCCCGACGCTCTTACTTGCTCCTTCACCCTCAAAGCATGTGCCCGTGCATTGGCGCGTTCTGAAACCCCACAGCTTCATACCCATGTGATTCGATTTGGGTTTGCATCAGATGTCTTGTTGCGCACAACTTTGCTCGATGCGTATTCCAAATGTGGTGAGTTGGATTATGCGTGccaagtgtttgatgaaatgGGTGTTAGAGATATAGCAAGTTGGAACGCGTTAATTGCTGGGCTAGCTCAGGGGAACCGACCCACAGAAGCTTTGCAGATTTTTAAGAAAATGAGGGAGGAGAATATGGAACCAAATGAGGTCACTGTGCTTGGTGCTCTCTCTGCTTGTTCGCAGTTGGGGGCGAACAAAGAAGGCGAACATGTCCATGAATATATCAAAATTAAGAATCTTGATTGCAATGTGATTGTTTGTAATGCAGTTATTGATATGTATGCTAAATGTGGTCTTGTTAGAAGAGCTTATGAAGTGTTCAATGAGATGAAATGCTCGAGCACTCGTGTCACGTGGAATACCATGATTATGGCACTGGCAATGTATGGAGATGGAGAACAAGCGCTTGAGCTTTTCGAGACAATGGGCCAAACTGGAATTGAGCCAGACAGCGTTAGTTACTTAGCTGCAATCTGTGCTTGTAACCATGCGGGAATGGTGGACGAAGGAATGAAATTGTTTGATGCCATGGATAGATGTGGAGTGAGTAAGAATGTAAAGCATTATGGTAGTATGGTGGATTTGTTGGGAAGATCCGGGCGGTTAGATGAAGCTAATAAAATTGTAGAGTCGATGCCTACGGTTCCTGATGTGGTTCTATGGCAAACTCTATTAGGGGCTTCCAAGACTTACGGTAATGTGGAAATGGCAGAGAGAGCGTCCAAGAAGCTCGTTGAAATGGGATCAAATCATTGTGGGAATTTCGTGTTGCTCTCCAATCTTTATGCGGCACAGGAGAGGTGGCATGATGTGAGAAGAGTAAGAGAGGCCATGAAAGGCCAGGATGTAAAAAAAGTACCGGGTTTTAGCTATATTGAGGTTGGTGGAACGATATACAAGTTCATGAATGGTGATATAAACCATCCAAAGTGGAAGGAGATTTATTGGAAGCTTGATGAGATTTTGCTAAGGATTAGAGAATACGGGTATGTGGCAGAAACTAATTATGTGTTCCATGATATAGGACCGGAGGAGAAGGAGAATGCACTGTGTTATCATAGTGAGAAGCTTGCAGTGGCTTTTGGTTTGATCAGTACACAAGATGGCACTTGTATAAGCGTGAATAAGAATCTTAGAATATGTGGGGATTGTCATGTTGTGATTAAGCTCATTTCAAAGATATATGAGCGGGAGATTATTGTGAGAGACAGGACTCGTTTCCACAGATTCAAAGATGGGGCTTGTTCTTGTAAAGAATACTGGTGA
- the LOC107767457 gene encoding co-chaperone protein p23-1 isoform X2 has protein sequence MSRHPAVKWAQRSDKLFITVELPDAKNVKLKLEPEGKFFFSATAGADNVPYEVDLDLFDKINVDESKTSTTSRSIVYLVKKAEDKWWSRLIKQEGVRPVFLKVDWDKWVDEDEEDTKPGTDMDFGDIDFSKLNMGGGPSDFDADVPEGDYDSDTEEEEVREEENSAHNEPKATVPPSTEPEAKA, from the exons ATGAG CCGTCACCCTGCTGTCAAGTGGGCCCAGAGGTCCGACAAGCTGTTTATCACGGTGGAGTTGCCGGATGCCAAGAATGTGAAGCTGAAACTGGAACCAGAAGGAAAATTCTTCTTTTCTGCAACTGCAGGAGCTGATAATGTACCGTATGAAGTGGATCTCGATCTCTTTGATAAAATTAATGTTGAT GAGAGCAAAACTAGTACTACTTCTAGAAGTATCGTTTATCTTGTGAAGAAGGCAGAAGACAAGTGGTGGAGCAGACTGATAAAGCAGGAAGGTGTACGTCCAGTGTTTTTGAAAGTTGACTGGGACAAATGGGTTGATGAAGATGAAGAGGACACTAAAC CTGGGACAGATATGGATTTTGGTGACATTGACTTCTCG AAACTCAACATGGGAGGCGGTCCTAGTGATTTTGATGCTGATGTGCCTGAGG GAGACTATGACAGTGACACCGAGGAAGAAGAAGTGAGGGAGGAAGAAAATAGTGCACATAATGAACCTAAAGCAACAGTACCTCCAAGCACAGAACCCGAAGCAAAAGCTTAA